The Sesamum indicum cultivar Zhongzhi No. 13 linkage group LG6, S_indicum_v1.0, whole genome shotgun sequence genome has a segment encoding these proteins:
- the LOC105165152 gene encoding transcription factor bHLH71-like yields the protein MGSDALSSHERLNFIINESKASSTTYRSKNNYDTGSCSSAVPPPETTNSLEVQGRKKRRKRPKACKNKEEAETQRMTHIAVERNRRRQMNEHLAMLRSLMPDSYVQRGDQASIVGGAIEFVKELEHILQSLEANKASSQLLLENKHTHLKCTTTSRDHDDAKQPFPPNTPELCSCSRHNPLSSKYTSHRKAAAVADVQVTLVEAHASIRIVSGRRVRQLSKLVAAFHSLFLNVLHLNLTTSQSFILYSISAKVEEGSPLSSAEDISAALHHMLRILIEEEEASATVAATLP from the exons atgGGTTCAGATGCATTGTCCTCCCATGAACGCTTGAACTTCATCATCAACGAATCAAAGGCTTCGTCAACCACATACAGGAGCAAGAATAATTACGACACTGGCAGCTGCTCCTCCGCCGTGCCACCACCGGAAACAACCAATTCGCTGGAGGTGCAAGGCCGcaagaagaggaggaagaggcCAAAGGCATGcaagaacaaagaggaagcGGAGACTCAGAGAATGACACACATTGCAGTTGAGAGGAACCGGCGCAGACAAATGAATGAGCATCTCGCAATGCTGCGCTCTCTCATGCCGGACTCTTATGTCCAAAGA GGAGACCAGGCGTCGATCGTTGGTGGAGCAATTGAATTCGTGAAGGAGCTTGAACACATCTTGCAGTCACTTGAAGCCAACAAGGCGTCGTCTCAACTACTGCTCGAGAACAAACATACTCACCTCAAGTGTACTACCACGTCCCGTGACCACGATGATGCAAAGCAGCCATTTCCTCCCAACACACCTGAGTTGTGCAGCTGCTCTCGTCATAACCCATTGAGCAGTAAGTACACGTCCCATAGGAAAGCAGCAGCCGTTGCGGACGTACAAGTGACCTTAGTCGAAGCCCATGCAAGTATTCGGATCGTTTCCGGCCGACGGGTTCGGCAGCTCTCGAAGCTTGTGGCTGCCTTTCACTCTCTCTTCCTCAATGTGCTTCATCTCAATCTCACCACTTCCCAGTCATTCATCCTTTACTCCATTAGCGCCAAG GTTGAAGAAGGTAGCCCGTTGAGTTCAGCAGAGGACATATCCGCTGCACTTCACCACATGCTAAGGATATTAATTGAGGAGGAGGAAGCTTCTGCTACTGTTGCTGCCACTCTCCCTTAA
- the LOC105165151 gene encoding ABC transporter B family member 2 (The sequence of the model RefSeq protein was modified relative to this genomic sequence to represent the inferred CDS: added 133 bases not found in genome assembly), whose amino-acid sequence MNQQESASTGGRGGATSPFSISRDDDEEKQKSGKPATKSVGLRKLFAFADGYDYFLMFVGSVGACVHGASVPVFFIFFGQLINIIGLAYLFPKEASHKVAMYSLDFVYLSIVIMFSSWTEVACWMHSGERQAAKMRMAYLKSMLSQDISIFDTEASTGEVISAITTDIIVVQDAISEKVGNFLHYISRFIAGFAIGFIRVWQISLVTLSIVPLIALAGGIYAYVATGLIARVRNSYVKAGEIAEEVIGNVRTVQAFTGEERAVKSYTAALLNTYKYGKKAGLAKGLGLGTLHCVLFLSWSLLVWFNSVVVHKNIANGGESFTTMLNVVIAGLSLGQAAPDITAFIRAKTAAYPIFEMIERNTVSKTSSKYGRKLSKVDGHIQFKNVMFSYPSRPDVLIFNKLCLDIPAGKIVALVGGSGSGKSTVISLIERFYEPSSGHILLDGTDIRELDLKWLRQQIGLVNQEPALFATTIRDNILYGKNDATAEEITRAAKLSEAINFINNLPDRFETQVGERGIQLSGGQKQRIAISRAIVKNPSILLLDEATSALDAESEKSVQEALDRVMVGRTTVVVAHRLSTIRHADVIAVVQNGAIVETGSHEELISRPNSAYASLVQLQEAASLHRLPSHGHATGRPLSIRFSRELSRTTRSQGASFRSERSLSRFGGDAPEMVKPVHISSRRLYSMLRPDWFYGVFGMICAFIAGAQMPLFALGVTQALVSYYMDWDTTRREVRKIAFLFCGGAVITVIVHAITHLCFGIMGERLTLRVREKMFTAMLRNEIGWFDDMNNTSSMLASQLESDATLLRTLVVDRWTILLQNVGLVVTSFIIAFILNWRLTLVVIATYPLTISGHISEKIFMKGYGVDLNKAYLKANMLAGEAVSNIRTVAAFCSEEKVLELYSHELIEPSKSSFRRGQAAGIFYGVSQFFIFTSYGLALWYGSTLMEKELASFKSVMKSFMVLIVTALAMGETLAMAPDLLKGNQMVASVFEVLDRRTEIVNDVGEEISRVDGTIELKDVEFSYPSRPNVLIFKDFNLRVQAGRSMALVGQSGSGKSSVIALILRFYDPTSGKVMIDGKDIKKLKLKSLRKHIGLVQQEPALFATSIYENILYGKEGATEGEIIEAAKLANAHSFIDALPEGYSTKVGERGVQLSGGQKQRVAIARAILKNPSILLLDEATSALDVESERVVQQALDRLMKSRTTVVVAHRLSTIKNSDQISVLQDGRIIEQGTHSSLVENKDGAYYKLISLQRQQQQQY is encoded by the exons TCTTTGCTTTTGCAGATGGCTATGACTACTTCCTGATGTTCGTCGGCTCCGTCGGCGCCTGCGTGCACGGAGCTTCCGTCCCcgttttcttcattttcttcgGACAGTTGATCAACATCATTGGCTTGGCCTATCTCTTCCCTAAAGAAGCTTCCCATAAAGTCGCCATG TATTCGTTGGATTTTGTGTATCTGAGCATAGTCATAATGTTTTCATCATGGACag AGGTGGCTTGTTGGATGCATTCAGGGGAAAGACAAGCGGCAAAGATGAGAATGGCGTATTTGAAGAGTATGTTGAGTCAAGACATCAGCATCTTCGACACCGAAGCGTCCACCGGAGAAGTCATTTCTGCTATCACCACTGACATTATTGTTGTGCAGGATGCTATTTCTGAAAag GTGGGCAACTTCTTGCACTACATAAGCCGTTTCATAGCAGGTTTCGCCATTGGTTTCATCAGAGTTTGGCAAATCAGTTTGGTGACGCTGTCGATTGTACCTTTGATTGCTCTTGCTGGTGGTATCTATGCTTATGTTGCAACTGGCCTTATTGCCCGAGTCCGCAACTCTTATGTTAAAGCCGGAGAAATTGCTGAAGAG GTGATTGGTAATGTGAGAACAGTGCAAGCATTTACAGGAGAAGAGAGGGCAGTTAAATCATACACAGCAGCACTGTTGAACACTTACAAGTATGGGAAGAAAGCAGGGCTGGCAAAGGGTCTTGGACTCGGAACCTTGCATTGCGTGCTTTTCCTTTCGTGGTCGTTGCTCGTTTGGTTCAACAGCGTTGTTGTTCATAAGAACATTGCCAATGGAGGAGAGTCCTTCACGACTATGCTCAATGTCGTTATTGCTGGCCT GTCACTTGGACAAGCCGCACCAGACATCACAGCGTTTATTCGAGCAAAGACAGCTGCATACCCTATTTTTGAGATGATTGAACGTAACACGGTGAGTAAGACCAGCTCCAAGTATGGCAGGAAACTGAGTAAAGTAGATGGTCACATCCAGTTCAAGAATGTCATGTTCAGCTACCCGTCCAGGCCCGACGTGCTGATATTCAACAAACTCTGTCTGGATATTCCTGCGGGAAAAATCGTGGCACTCGTTGGAGGAAGTGGATCAGGGAAGAGCACCGTTATATCTTTGATAGAACGCTTCTACGAGCCATCATCAGGACATATACTGTTGGACGGAACTGATATAAGGGAGCTTGATCTGAAGTGGCTTAGGCAGCAAATAGGTTTGGTGAATCAAGAACCTGCCCTCTTTGCCACTACCATCCGCGACAATATTTTGTATGGGAAAAACGACGCAACTGCTGAAGAGATAACACGTGCAGCCAAGCTATCAGAGGCAATCAACTTTATTAACAACCTTCCTGATAGATTTGAAACTCAG GTGGGGGAGAGAGGAATACAGCTATCTGGTGGACAGAAACAAAGAATCGCAATATCACGTGCGATAGTGAAAAACCCTTCGATCTTGCTGTTGGATGAAGCTACTAGTGCACTTGATGCAGAGTCCGAGAAGAGCGTTCAAGAGGCTCTGGACCGTGTAATGGTGGGGAGAACGACCGTTGTCGTGGCTCATCGTTTGTCCACCATTAGACATGCTGATGTTATAGCTGTCGTACAAAATGGCGCCATAGTTGAAACTGGCAGCCATGAAGAGCTCATCTCAAGGCCAAACAGTGCTTATGCTTCTCTTGTTCAACTGCAAGAGGCAGCTTCCTTACATCGCTTGCCATCTCATGGACATGCAACGGGCCGACCTCTCAG CATTCGGTTTTCAAGAGAGTTATCCCGCACGACGAGAAGTCAAGGTGCAAGTTTTCGTTCTGAGAGATCTCTAAGCCGATTTGGTGGTGATGCACCTGAGATGGTCAAACCGGTGCATATCTCTTCAAGAAGACTGTATTCCATGTTGCGGCCCGACTGGTTTTATGGGGTTTTTGGCATGATTTGCGCGTTCATTGCAGGGGCGCAGATGCCTCTTTTCGCGCTCGGTGTCACTCAGGCTCTTGTTTCTTACTACATGGACTGGGATACGACACGTCGGGAAGTTAGGAAAATCGCATTCCTCTTCTGTGGCGGTGCTGTTATAACAGTCATCGTTCATGCTATTACACATCTGTGTTTCGGTATCATGGGAGAACGGCTTACGCTTCGTGTTAGAGAAAAGATGTTTACGG CTATGTTGAGAAATGAGATAGGATGGTTCGACGACATGAACAATACGAGCTCCATGCTTGCATCACAACTAGAAAGCGACGCAACTTTACTGCGGACGCTAGTGGTTGACCGCTGGACCATCCTCCTACAGAACGTAGGTCTAGTCGTTACCTCATTCATTATAGCCTTCATCTTGAACTGGAGACTCACTCTCGTTGTCATCGCCACTTATCCATTGACTATTAGCGGACATATTAGCGAG aaaattttcatgaaagGCTATGGTGTTGACTTGAACAAAGCGTATCTCAAAGCAAACATGCTCGCAGGAGAGGCCGTGAGCAACATTCGGACTGTTGCAGCATTCTGCTCGGAGGAAAAAGTACTTGAGCTCTATTCTCACGAACTTATCGAACCCTCTAAGAGTTCGTTTAGGCGTGGGCAGGCTGCAGGGATATTTTACGGAGTCTCCCAATTTTTCATCTTCACATCCTATGGTCTTGCCTTATG GTATGGTTCGACTCTCATGGAGAAGGAGCTTGCTAGCTTTAAATCAGTCATGAAGTCGTTTATGGTATTGATCGTAACGGCCTTAGCTATGGGCGAGACGCTAGCTATGGCGCCCGACCTCCTTAAGGGTAATCAAATGGTTGCATCCGTGTTTGAAGTGCTCGACCGGAGGACTGAGATCGTAAATGATGTTGGGGAAGAGATCTCAAGAGTTGATGGAACAATTGAGCTCAAGGACGTCGAGTTTAGCTACCCCTCAAGGCCTAACGTTCTGATTTTCAAGGACTTCAATCTACGAGTGCAAGCCGGAAGAAGTATGGCCTTAGTAGGTCAAAGTGGTTCTGGGAAAAGCTCCGTCATTGCCCTTATTCTCAGATTCTATGATCCTACTTCCGGCAAAGTAATGATTGATG GAAAAGACATAAAGAAACTGAAGCTCAAGTCACTCAGGAAGCACATTGGGCTGGTGCAGCAAGAGCCGGCTCTCTTCGCCACGTCTATCTACGAAAACATCCTTTACGGGAAAGAAGGAGCGACGGAAGGTGAAATAATCGAGGCGGCAAAATTGGCTAACGCGCATAGTTTCATCGACGCCCTTCCGGAGGGCTACTCAACCAAAGTCGGGGAACGAGGGGTCCAACTCTCAGGCGGGCAGAAGCAAAGAGTGGCCATCGCACGAGCCATCTTGAAGAACCCTTCCATCTTGCTGTTGGACGAAGCCACGAGCGCACTTGATGTGGAATCGGAACGTGTCGTCCAGCAAGCTCTCGACAGGCTGATGAAGAGTAGGACGACGGTCGTGGTGGCGCACAGGCTGTCCACCATCAAGAATTCAGATCAAATATCCGTGTTGCAAGATGGGAGGATTATAGAGCAAGGGACTCATTCCAGTCTGGTAGAGAACAAAGATGGCGCTTATTACAAGTTGATCAGCCTACAGAGGCAGCAGCAACAACAATACTAA
- the LOC105165153 gene encoding 29 kDa ribonucleoprotein, chloroplastic, translated as MALGAKEAAFSVFSSYPSTSPKLHCFNQSLSSVRFGISLSPPAALLKFTQYNLPFLSPSHPIKCPGFQCHSSLESVTVEEEVEESGKPESRRKLFVLNLPWSFSVADIKKLFGECGTVADVEIIKQKDGKNRGFAFVTMSSGEEAQAAIEKYDSYELVGRIIRVQFARRFKKPTRASPVVTPPGETRHKLYVSNLAWKVRSNNLRDFFSSNFNPVSVRVVFDNPSGRSAGYGFVSFATKEEAESAISALDGKELLGRPIRLKFSEKNTDASESKEESSSEQKPENASESKTEESSDE; from the exons ATGGCTTTGGGAGCAAAAGAGGCAGCATTCTCTGTCTTCTCTTCTTACCCTTCCACTTCTCCCAAACTTCATTGCTTCAATCAATCGCTATCTTCAGTTAGGTTCGGCATTTCCCTTTCCCCCCCTGCGGCTTTGTTGAAATTCACTCAATATAACCTCCCATTTCTTTCCCCTTCCCACCCCATCAAATGTCCTGGCTTTCAGTGTCACTCTTCTCTGGAAAGCGTAACTGTAGAAGAAGAGGTGGAAGAATCTGGAAAGCCCGAGAGCAGAAGGAAGCTCTTTGTATTGAACTTGCCTTGGTCTTTCTCTGTTGCTGATATAAAGAAACTGTTTGGTGAGTGTGGAACTGTTGCAGATGTTGAG ATTATTAAGCAAAAAGATGGGAAGAATAGAGGATTTGCATTTGTGACAATGTCTTCGGGGGAAGAGGCTCAGGCGgcaattgaaaaatatgactCTTAT GAGTTGGTTGGTAGGATTATCAGAGTACAATTTGCCAGGCGATTTAAGAAACCTACTCGTGCTTCTCCTGTAGTTACTCCACCAGGAGAGACCCGCCATAAACTTTATGTATCCAATCTTGCATGGAAAGTGAGGTCCAACAATCTCCGGGATTTTTTCTCATCCAACTTCAATCCTGTTTCAGTTAGAGTTGTATTTGATAATCCTTCAGGGAGATCAGCAGGGTATGGATTCGTGTCTTTTGCGACAAAAGAGGAAGCCGAATCTGCAATTTCTGCATTAGATGGGAAG GAATTATTGGGAAGACCAATTCGCTTGAAATTCAGTGAAAAGAACACTGATGCTTCTGAAAGTAAAGAAGAATCGTCAAGCGAACAGAAGCCTGAAAATGCTTCTGAAAGTAAAACAGAAGAATCGAGTGACGAATAG